Below is a genomic region from Pseudopipra pipra isolate bDixPip1 chromosome 6, bDixPip1.hap1, whole genome shotgun sequence.
aataatcAATTGAATTTAACAATGTAACAAGACACCAAGAGACAAAGGTAACTCCTACTAAATGTCCAATATGTACATCCATAGTGTACAACTGGTCTTTAAGGCTTGGATATTTGAGCAAGTGACAGCTCAAACCAAGTTGTTCTGTAGCTCAGTGTGGATGATCCTCAAAGAAAGTATCTGCTTCATTGTGCACCACGTCTGAACTCCTAAACCTTGGGCAGCACCACACTGCTTGGACTGAATAATTCCATTTCTAGATTGAACATTTCCCTTAGCTCACACTTTTCAGCACTAAGTTCTCCAGCACATAATGTGGTCATAAGGccttattttcttccatttaaaaaaacaaaaatggaaacaagATTTCTATCAACATGGTGTGATTATGGTGGCATGATATATCATAACAGGTCAGCTTTGCataaaaacagctgaaaaaatattCTCCATTTCTCCCTCAACAGCATCACTACTAACAATCTAAATTTGTGTGATGAATTAAACTGGCATCTCCAAAACTAAGGCATCTCACCAATCACTCAGGTGCAGATTCAGTTGGATTTATTCTGGTGAAAACAAACACCAACTTGCCCTGAAACAGGGTTCATTCTGTCCACTGAAGGAAGCatacaaatattttagtaaGTAAATAGGgcattttttctctgcttcaaaAGCAAGATCAACTGTCCTCCTTTCCTCTTTAAATTTTACAAGTAATGCTAACAAATGAAAATTTGTCAGATAAGTTATGGCAATTGAGATGCCATTTTGTAAAACCAAGACACAACATAAACCAATTTAATATCAGATGTTAATTCAGATTTCAGTAATTAATTCATACCTGTTTCAATAGTTTCTGCAAATTTCTCAAGTCCTTCAAAAGGCTGGGACCCTTCTCCTTGTTCATCTGTCAGTTTTTGGCTAAGACACTCTTTTGCAAGCTGCATACTACTGGTCATAAAACTTGACCAATACATAGGCTCAGAACCAGATGCTGTGGAGTAAAAGAAGTCTTAATAAATTTGACTGTGAACATTATGAAACTATAAAGACAAAACAAAGTAATACATTTGGCACACCCAGGAAAGAATTTCAACAGCTTAGTGAGAAGTCatacttaaaaacaaatttagTTACAATCTCTCTTTATAGActttactattttaaaattattttaatctacTTAAAATGCATTGATAAGATTCTGGTATTTCAAAATTCAATATAAATAAGAGGAAACCAAGTAATTAACAGCGTAACCAATCTTCAACACTGGTTTAAGTGAATAATTTCTGGAGTTCTTTTACTATATTGGTATTCTTTTGCAGGCATAATTGGCAAAATTAAATAAGTCctatttttaagaattatttcaAGGTTTCTTATTCCATCTGAAACATATCCTACATGAAGAAACACTAAACAAGGTTTAAGATGTTATCTTAGTatattagaaaacattttaaatgactAACATAGACCTGATACAGTAAGTAGAACATAATAAAATCATAGAGCATGGCAGGTATTAAGCTGAACAAGTTTTCATCAGCCAGATTAATTTAATTGACAGTTCATTCCTACCAGTTAACACCAAGCCCATTGTGAGCAAACACTATAAAACTAGATTAGAAAAGTTAATCAAATTCAACTAAAACACTCTAGTGTAGgcagaaaaaagtaaaactagCACAAATACAAACAGGTTAAACAGGCAAAACATTTCAGTCTAGCATTCAGGTCTGGAAACATCCATGAGGCTATAGATGTGTGATAAAACCAGCTCTGTGGGGGGTTTTCTACACTGTCTATTCAATTATAAAGCACAGTGCATTGAAGAGAACTAAATGGATGcaagtgaataaataaaaagtttccTCCTAATGCTATCATTCTCTTAAATCAGTAATCTTACATTAGAAAGTAAGATAGCTCAAAACTTAATTCCAGTTAAACAACTAAGGATGAAATTCAGAGTATATATACGCAAGTAAGTTATTTAAGGTAACTTGCAACAGATGAAAAATAGGTTTTATGCACACTTTTCTCTTCTTCATGATACgtttaaagaaatgttttattccATCTTCTCCACattataaaaaggaaaacaaactaaaaTCCTTCAGACAACCAAGCTACAATTTTCACACATTAAGTGCTCCACACATTCTATAACAACACATCTTTGCAGAATTTATGGAGTTTTGGTGACCAGTGAAAATTTATCACTAGATCAGTTAGATTCATCTGGATACAGACACGTTAGAAGAACTCAGCCAATCCTCTCAGCATTAGATTCCATAAAGGTAAGTATTTAGAGTACTTAAAAGTCATTATTTAAGACTGTGATAGCAATTAAATTGCATTAGTTGTTCTCCAAATACACAAGAAGAGGCATCTTTCACCCTAAAGTAGCCAAAGAAAGCCAGAACCTCTCTGTAACCCCCCTTCATGGTTACTATGGTATTATCCTACTGCCAGCTACCAATGCTGACTAACAGCATTTGGCATACAACACCCAAAACCGGTAGCTAATCAAAACTCCTTTCCACACAGTATTGGAAGAGATACAACAGTAAGAGCATTTTATCATTTTAAGCTATTTAACAGAACAACAATTAATTGAGTTGACAACCAATTGATGAACACCtgatagtttcttttttttattacattctCTAACATTAATGTATGTAAACTAAATGGCATTTTAAATAAGGCAAAGATTGACTAAAGCAAGAGTAGCCTTTTGACTCTGAAAAACTGTAAAGAATCTCCTtctctaaaatgaaaaaataagcGTACCAAGTCTTGGTCTTGGCCTGAAGACCATCTCTAATCCTTTTACTTCTAATGCACAGTTATCCTGTAGCAATGACCCCCATGGAACAGATAAAGAAATTGATTGGATAAATCCATCTGTGACTTCCAGAGGTGCATCTGCAGACTCCAGGATCTCATTAAGACACtagaagagaacaaaaaaaaatgtttttaaaaatcgTCTCCATAATTATGCATCTAACTAATAAAACACTTTGAGACTACCAGAAAATGAATTATactcagaaagacaaaaaatggTCACTTTCAAGTATTTCAATTCCACTGCAATTTGTTTCACATTAATTACCTAGCTTTCAGCATAACACAGATTGCTCTGTGGTAGCTGTATAATCTGTATTTTTGGCTATTCAAAACAAATATCTGCTAACTTATAAATACTACAGTACTAACAAAAGTAAATCTATTCTTTCTTTGGCAGTACttgaaaaaactgaaaacaggCTGACAGTAAAAGTACAAAAAGTACCTAAACTCCTAGTGACAGGAGTATTTCTTAGCATGTATCTTCAGTGTAATGTTCATTTTCGATTTCTCTGTGACACTGGATCAATGGAACCAAACAATCACTTCTTGCTGTGTAACATACTTGCCATTTCTAAATCATATCTTTATAGTAAAATGCTCCAATCAAGTTGCCCTAAGTACTGCACTAGCTCTGAAGTAGTaacttcagatttttaaatcttCCACAATCCTCAGAAAAGACTCCCTTGTTGCATTATATAGGTTTTATTACATCCATACAGACAAAATATATTCTTCTCGTttacgttaaaaaaaaaagtgaatccCTGTTTGTGCCCTGCTTCAAAAATGTAGTTAAAACTGAAGTTATGGAACAAGAACCACCGAGGCTGctttaatgaaacaaaaaacaatctAAATCACGTACCAAATTCGGTGAGTGCAACTTTCCAATATAAACAAGACCCTACTAAAGACTGTGGTTGTAATAACAGGACATAATCTTCAAATGGCAAGAAAAAGTGTGGGTTTGACCTTCCTGTGTTGAACAAGGCTGCTGATTTTACCTGAGAAAATGCATAAATTCAACATCAAAAttcttggaaaaaataaaagttgtttttaaaagttgttttccattttaatcatatttaaaatgttCCAATTATATAgaataacttaaaaataaacaaaataagttttcagaaaattacatttttcactCTTATGTCTCCAGGTGCAAGTTTCCCATCATGTTAACTTGTTGCTTTGCTTATGCTTAATAACTTTGCTTTTGGAATCTTGTTTGCCTTGCATGTTCAGCTTTTCTAGTTTCTGTTCCAAAGTCCACTCAGGACAGCAGGAAAAGACATCAACTTTAAAGAAACAGAACCTGAACAGTCCTATCGCAAAATTATTTAGGAATCAAATAATCAGTTAAGATTCAGTGAcataaaaactttattttcaacTCAAATATAAAAGTTCAAATATAATTGAACTTAAACAGAAGAATTATACGTGTGGTAACAGCCTGAGATAGGcaaaaacaaaatttcaaatgaaaactatattttaaaatatcacagGTTCATTTAAATTACTTGAACCTTTATAAAGTACTTTGCTATCGCAGGAATTAAGCTAGCTACTACATTTTGAATAAGTCTGACTGAGATGTGTTTTTACTACCAATGTACATGGTGataaaaataaaggtattttaatacattgtttattattttaaaacagaaatttacTATctataagcaaaaaaaaaaatgaagcattcTTGAGCTAAATTGCTTCATAAACAGACCAGTTGTTCCTAGAAAGCAGCAATTAGAGCATTTCAAGTGAAATTTTGAAACTGAAGCACAGCCTTCATGACAGGACTCGTTTCCACATAACTGACCAAAAGTCTCCAGCTAGGAATCACAGTAGCACTAGTGATATACAGCAAAAGTGCTATATGACGTATATTAAAATTCAACCACAAACATTATGCattacattttgatttttctaaacaGTCCAGGTCCCAAAAGGCAAAGGCATTACATTAATAGCCCCGGGTATTCCTACATACCTCTACAATCTATAAACACATACAATGTTGGCTAAAGTATCTACAGCGCTAAAATGAACAGAAGTATCCACAAAAATGGATACCATGTAAAAATGCAGTCATCGAGGTGATTCATTGAGCACAAGGTTACAATgactagggggaaaaaaagaggtgtaGTACTTCCGCGACATCTGTTTTTGCAATCTGTCATACACGAGAAAGTCACGTGCAGGGAACCTCAAACATGTCATTGTTTACAAGTGGAACAGAAAAATGCTGATCCACAAACGGGGAAAATCACCTAAGCATTACTGTATATTCATTTAATCACTATGTATGCGTAAAGAACTGCATATTTAGTACCGGCCCGTAACTGCTGCTATTACAAAgtctttacattttaaataatatcaCTTTGACTCGCAAAGAGTGCTCTATATCCACTAGAGGGCATAACAATTCAATTAAAGCGACCAGCCTCACTGTAAGCCTGACACAGAAAACAAGCTGCAGACACAGCTaaaaaagaaatgaacaaacaagcaaacaacaaacACTGGTACCATTGAGCATTTCTGCAAACGTCTGTCTCCTACCACTTTCCAACATATTTTCACACAAACAATTGGAAAAGCATTACTTGAAAACATCATAAATTCACAAGTCTTTTAAAATGTACCCAGCACGGCCTAATACCAGTATGTAGTCTagtaaaaatgcattttggaaAAACTTAGTAAGCCAAAGTACCTAGTTCATGATCAGTGCTACCCTGGAAGTCAACGACTGACTCACTGCAGTGCTTAAGGTTCCTCACGACAGACACTTGACTGACAGGTAGAATTCAGTAACATTGGTAATTAAAACAAGAAACTTTACGAATTATTACAAACGCAGTAATCCAAAGGTCTGTGTCTACAGTACACTAGAAGTGTGCATACGTGTGCATAGGCACATACTTATACAAAAACATATGTGCCaggactgaaaaataaaagcctcaGCTGGTTCAAAGTGTGACAGCCCACCTGCTAAACTCCAGCTAAAACCAGCTTTCCATTTGTCAACAAGTACTTTCAGTATTGCAAGACTAGGGGACAATTTTTAGAGATCTACATGGACTAAGCTCAGCATAACACGATAATTAAGAACCATGATGTCCccaagatgaagaaaaagtatAGATGCCACAGGGATTACTTCATGTCTTTACCATCTCTAGTAGCCAGCAAAAATGCTCTTCAGTAAGTACATCACTGAATTCTAGTAGTTTTGGCTACACTAACTCCTTCTCCCTGAAATACCAGCAACTATTGCCttcttttagtttttgtttcctttctcatATTAAAAATTACACAATCAAAGCATGGCTAGAAAAATATATCTGTAACAAAcgcacagatttttctttttctaaatgcTAGCACATCAGCGAAGAGTTCCCTGGATGAAATGCTAATTACGGCTGTAACTTTTTACATAAAGGAGGCTGGGTATTGAAAAGAAAGTGGGTGGCAGCCGGGGGCAGGGAATCAGCTGGTCCCTCAGATGCAGCAGAAGCCGAGGGGGTGAAGCGCCGGCATCTCTTACCCACTTATCCAGAGGGACCTGCGTCAAGGAGCCGGTGCCCTGGTAGAGATCCAGGCTGAGCTGTTCCAAGCTGAGCTTCTCCTGCAAGAAGTGGCCCAGGTACCTCTGCAGCAGGTACCTGCAGGCTCTCTTCTTGATGGACTCCGAGAAAGGCCACGGCATGGCGGCGGCGcgccgggggccgcggggccgggcggcgggaCGGGGCTGGGGCCGGGCGGAGAGCAGACGTGCGAGGGAGGCGAGCGGGAGCCGCCGGGCCCGGCCTCGCCCCTCGGCGCGGGTTACCGCGGGGGTTCCGCTTCCAGGCggcgcccccgccgcccctcacggcccggcggggcggcaCTGCCCGCCCTCAGGGCGAAGAGACGCTGACAGGCGGCTCCATCCTCACTCGGACACCGCCGCCATCTTTTCGGCGGCCGCGGGCGCGGAGGGGCCGCTGCAGCCGCGCTGCGCGGAGCGGGGAAGGGGCCGCGGTCCGGCGGCCGGACGGGCAGCGCCCTCCGTGTCAGCTCTGCGCCGCCGGCGAGGGCGGCCGGGCCGATCGGGGCTGTTTGTCTCCTgccgcccggctccccccgccGCCAGCGGCTCCGTGACGTGCGGGAAGTGGCGTCGGGAGCGGAGGAGGCGGGGGCGGAAGCAGCCGCGGAGGGggtggcggggccgggggagtcGCGCCGGCAGTGGCGCCGGGGCCGCCTGTGCGGGGAGCGGCCCGGGAAGCGGCGGAGCGGGCGCTGCGCtacgcggggcggggcggagcggagcggagcggagcggcgcGGAGGGTGCGTTCAGAGCCTGCGGggtcgggcggcggggcctCGGCCGCCCGCCGGCGCTGGTGGGTGCGCTCCGGGGcgcggtccgtgggcgcgggggGCTGCGCGGCTCGGTGTCCAGCTCCCTTGTTGCTTTCAGCCTCTTGGGAATTTGTTTGTAGGTCCGAGGTGGGGTTTGGCAGGAAGTGATGGATCTCGTGGAGTGACTGTCTGACGTGTTGCGGATCGGTGATTGGCAACCCCCGTTCACTCCTGGCTGCGGGGCTCAGCTACCAGAGCTCTCAGGACAGCGTCCCAAGGGGCTCTTTCCCTGCTGCTTCAGGCAGGTTCCCTACGGGCGTCCGCTGAGGCCTCACGGCCACACTGGTACCCGAGAGGCCACTGTGGTAACCGCTGGGTCTGACCCTTCTTGGTATCACTTGCCCACAAAGAGCAGAAGCTCATGTCTCTGAAATGTATCGACAGCTGTGCATAAAAGATGACCAAGAGCATTAGTCTTTAGTGACTGTAAACAAAAAGCTCCCGTTAATGTCTTTTTGGTCACCGATAACCCATTTAGGTCACAGACTTTTTAAAGTCTTCCTTAAATTCACCAGCAGtaggtttttattttctactgcTATTGATTTCAGTTTTTTGAGCCATGACTTGTCTTCCTCCTGCATTCTGGATCAGCAAAGGGCAGAATTAATGACTGCTGAATCATAACACTCTTATACAACAGAATGCGGGTTAACTTGCCTAAGAAAAACTAACTTCAGAGAAACTGATATCACTTCTATATGCTCATGTAACCTTCTTCAGCACTTTTCCTCAACGTCTTGGTTTTGAATTCTCTAGGCTGTCATTGAGATTTCATATGTCTGCTTAAAATGTATCTTGTGTTTTATGACCTAAATATATATTGAGTGTAATGGTGTAATAAATCTCAAATAAATGTTTCCATATGCAGAATGGAGACTGATTGCAATCCTATGGAGTTACCCAATAATACAGGATTTGAAGAGGATTCTGATTATACAGACTTTGAAGGAACAGAAGTGAAAGACATGAGACTTGAAGCTGAAGCTGTTGTGAATGATGTTTTGTTCGCAGTCAGCAACATGTTTGTCTCAAAAACCCTTCCCTGTGCAGAGGATGTGGCATATATCAATGTGGAAACCAGAGAAAGGAACAGGTACTGCTTGGAGCTCACTGAAGCAGGACTCAGGGTAAactaatttatttataatttcttaAGCTTTGTTTTGAACAATGAACATGTTCAAAAGGTGCCTAGAAAAATACTTCCCTGACACCAAAAAAGCATACATATTGCTCTTATACTTTTATGGAGCCTGTTCTACATGTTTTCTCCTAGAAGAGAGTACTTTAACAAGTTACTTCCAACAAAGCAAGAAGGGGTATTAATGAATGACCAGGCATTTATTTGAGACACTAAATGATGAAGATTGAAGCAGAAATTTATTATAGTTGTGTCAATCTTTGGTTTTCTTGGGTACCCAAAGCAGTCAATAATGCAGCATCTATACAATTCCTTTTTGCaccatttgtattttttgtgcAAACATGTGGACACGAGACTTCTTTTCAAAAACCATAATGATATATTTTGCTAATATTCTGAATTTTGGACAAAAGTTATTTGAAATTGTCTTAGATGCTGTATTACTATTAAACTCCATAGTAGAAAGCACAGACTGCGATTTAAATCCGGTATCTCTTGTTCTCGCATTACTGTACTACCCTGACTGGCAAAGGTAAATGTTGTGATACTAGTTGCAAAGTGATCATAATCACAGAAATTTAACTACCCATTTCTTTGTTGCAGGTAGTAGCTTATGATTTTGATCAGACTGATGACAGACTGCAAACTCCATACCATGAAACTGTCTACTCCTTATTGGACTCTCTCAGCCCTGCATATCGAGAGGTGTTTGGAAATGCATTACTACAAAGACTAGAAGCTTTGAAGAAAGAAAGTCAGTCATGATTTACCCACATATGAGGAAGGTTTAGTGCCAGAAAGAATTCTTGGTATGAAGCACTTAGGGCTTCCTTACAGACATCTTAAGCTTCATTTCTTGCATTAAGGTCTAATTCATACTAGTATATTATTATATAACATCTATATGTTATAACAAGTATACTATATAACATTTTGCTA
It encodes:
- the GSKIP gene encoding GSK3B-interacting protein, translating into METDCNPMELPNNTGFEEDSDYTDFEGTEVKDMRLEAEAVVNDVLFAVSNMFVSKTLPCAEDVAYINVETRERNRYCLELTEAGLRVVAYDFDQTDDRLQTPYHETVYSLLDSLSPAYREVFGNALLQRLEALKKESQS